A genomic stretch from Methanobrevibacter sp. includes:
- the hisE gene encoding phosphoribosyl-ATP diphosphatase yields the protein MASEKVIREVYEVLESRRDNPIDSYTSKIMQDSDKKAEDKILEKIAEEAGEVLLAAKNDENLVHESVDLIFHTLLILVYKGIELDEVFEEFEKRRK from the coding sequence ATGGCAAGTGAAAAAGTTATAAGAGAAGTTTATGAAGTCTTAGAATCCAGAAGGGACAATCCAATCGATTCATACACTTCCAAAATCATGCAGGACAGCGATAAAAAAGCTGAAGATAAAATTCTTGAAAAAATCGCTGAAGAAGCAGGAGAAGTATTGCTTGCAGCTAAAAATGATGAAAATCTTGTACACGAATCTGTAGATTTAATTTTCCATACTTTACTCATTTTAGTTTACAAAGGAATAGAACTGGACGAAGTCTTTGAAGAATTTGAAAAACGTAGAAAATAG
- the hypF gene encoding carbamoyltransferase HypF has product MKCQKILTQGIVQGVGFRPYVYRLASDLNLNGYVRNLGNVVEIIIEGESTDLFIERLPNELPPIAKIDSMTVEEIELKNYTDFQIIESGDSYSGVSVIPPDIAICDSCLEEIRNPNDRRYKYPFNACTDCGPRFTVIESVPYDRIRTSMDEFPLCDDCLLEYREPLNRRYHGEAICCGDCGPQMAFYEGRNKIDCENPIKLGAEKLENGEILAIKGIGGTHLVVDAYNDYAIKELRRRLNRPNQAFAVMAKDLDAVENYAQLSGKEIATITSNKRPIVILKKNQNYPFPESLSPGLHNIGVMLPYSPMHYLLFDESDIDTYVMTSANTPGEPMMITNEEIISGVNDYSLVHNRKILNRCDDSVIRFRNNELSFIRRSRGYTPEPYKINYDVNDSNVLALGPELDVTFSIAKDNIVYPSQHIGNTNKPKTLEFLKQAIENMQRITKINEFDIIACDLHPHFFTTRLAYELGEKFDAEVMPIQHHHAHSIALANDHALEEMIVIAADGVGYGSDGTSWGGEILYTDINTFERLGHLQTQLMPGGDMATRYPARMLASILGEPDLIKGYSKYFKYGDVEIRNLFKQLEAGINVGKTTSTGRVLDSMAVALEIAHERTYEGECSMKLESCAYYSTNDIEIPYAIENNILNTTEILREVVKLYQNGEKKADVAKAGQNAVANGLAELAMNAADKKGLNDIGATGGVFYNEAITNAVKEHITKEGYEFIQHLNTCAGDGSVSLGQSIIAKKQE; this is encoded by the coding sequence ATGAAATGCCAAAAGATTTTAACACAGGGAATTGTCCAAGGAGTTGGATTTAGACCTTATGTATACCGACTCGCATCCGACTTGAATCTCAACGGATACGTTAGAAACCTTGGAAATGTTGTTGAAATCATAATTGAAGGTGAATCTACAGACTTATTTATTGAAAGATTGCCTAATGAACTACCACCAATAGCTAAAATAGATTCGATGACCGTTGAAGAAATTGAATTGAAAAATTACACTGACTTTCAAATTATAGAAAGTGGCGATTCTTACTCCGGCGTTAGTGTCATTCCACCGGATATTGCAATATGTGACAGCTGCCTTGAAGAAATCAGAAATCCGAATGACAGACGTTACAAATATCCCTTTAATGCATGTACCGATTGCGGACCCCGATTTACAGTTATCGAAAGCGTGCCATATGACAGAATCAGGACTTCAATGGATGAATTTCCATTATGTGATGACTGTCTTCTGGAATATAGGGAACCATTGAACAGACGTTACCATGGAGAGGCTATTTGCTGTGGAGATTGTGGGCCGCAGATGGCTTTCTATGAAGGCAGGAATAAAATTGACTGCGAAAATCCTATTAAATTAGGTGCTGAGAAACTGGAAAACGGTGAAATCCTAGCAATTAAGGGAATCGGCGGAACACATTTAGTTGTCGATGCATACAATGACTATGCAATTAAAGAATTAAGAAGACGTTTAAACCGTCCAAACCAGGCTTTTGCAGTGATGGCTAAAGATTTGGATGCCGTTGAAAATTATGCTCAACTGTCAGGAAAAGAAATTGCAACAATCACATCCAACAAAAGACCGATTGTTATTTTAAAGAAAAATCAAAATTATCCGTTTCCGGAATCACTGTCTCCCGGACTTCACAATATTGGAGTAATGCTTCCTTATTCACCTATGCATTACCTGCTGTTTGATGAAAGTGACATAGACACCTACGTCATGACCTCTGCAAACACTCCCGGAGAGCCAATGATGATTACCAATGAGGAAATAATCAGCGGAGTTAATGACTATTCACTGGTTCATAACCGTAAAATACTAAACAGATGTGATGATTCAGTAATCAGATTTAGAAATAATGAATTGTCATTCATAAGAAGGTCAAGAGGATATACTCCGGAACCGTATAAGATAAATTATGATGTGAATGATTCCAATGTCCTTGCTTTAGGTCCCGAACTTGATGTAACCTTCTCCATTGCCAAAGACAATATTGTATATCCTTCACAGCATATAGGAAATACAAACAAGCCTAAAACATTGGAATTTTTAAAACAGGCCATAGAAAACATGCAGAGAATTACAAAAATTAATGAATTCGACATAATTGCATGCGACCTGCATCCTCATTTTTTCACAACAAGACTTGCATATGAGCTGGGCGAAAAATTTGATGCTGAAGTTATGCCAATACAGCACCACCATGCCCATTCAATTGCACTGGCAAACGACCATGCCCTTGAGGAAATGATTGTTATTGCAGCGGATGGAGTTGGATACGGAAGTGACGGAACTAGCTGGGGAGGAGAAATTCTCTATACTGACATTAACACTTTCGAAAGATTGGGCCATCTTCAAACACAACTGATGCCCGGCGGAGACATGGCAACCCGATATCCTGCAAGAATGCTTGCAAGCATACTTGGTGAGCCTGATTTAATAAAAGGCTATTCCAAGTATTTCAAATATGGAGATGTTGAAATCAGAAATCTTTTTAAACAGCTTGAAGCCGGAATCAATGTTGGAAAAACCACAAGTACCGGAAGAGTGCTTGATTCAATGGCAGTGGCTTTGGAGATTGCGCATGAAAGAACCTATGAAGGAGAGTGTTCCATGAAACTCGAATCCTGCGCATATTATTCAACTAACGACATTGAAATTCCATACGCTATTGAAAACAACATTTTAAATACTACTGAAATTTTAAGAGAAGTTGTTAAATTATATCAGAATGGAGAAAAAAAGGCAGATGTTGCAAAAGCAGGTCAGAATGCAGTTGCAAATGGTTTGGCTGAGCTTGCAATGAATGCTGCTGATAAAAAAGGATTGAATGATATTGGTGCAACAGGCGGAGTGTTCTACAACGAAGCCATTACAAATGCGGTTAAGGAACATATAACAAAAGAAGGTTATGAATTCATCCAGCACCTCAACACATGTGCAGGGGATGGATCAGTTTCATTGGGACAAAGCATAATTGCAAAAAAACAAGAATGA
- a CDS encoding ABC transporter permease, producing the protein MFDTFAERKFLLKQLVKRDLTSKYKDSVLGIVWSFLNPLLIMIVFTAIFSMLFGRQIENYPVYYLSGRLIYDFYKSATTGAMKSIKGNASILKKIYVPKYMFTVSKVCYEFINFLISFVILFGVMFVTGAQFHITILFAVVPLALLVILIFGIGLILAVCNTYFTDVGHLYNVFSLILMYASALFYPMEIVPVTVQKIFTLNPIYSAVVSFRECVVYGTIPNMYTLAYLGVFGVVTLAIGIILFSMYNKKLALEL; encoded by the coding sequence ATGTTTGATACATTCGCTGAGAGAAAATTTTTATTAAAACAGTTAGTTAAAAGGGATTTAACTTCAAAATATAAAGATTCAGTATTGGGAATAGTTTGGAGTTTTCTTAATCCTCTATTGATTATGATTGTATTTACTGCAATTTTCTCCATGCTTTTTGGTCGTCAAATTGAAAACTATCCGGTTTATTATTTGTCAGGTAGGCTTATTTATGATTTTTATAAATCTGCAACAACAGGTGCAATGAAATCCATTAAAGGAAATGCATCCATTCTTAAAAAGATTTACGTTCCAAAATACATGTTTACAGTAAGTAAAGTATGTTACGAATTTATCAATTTTTTAATATCATTTGTAATTTTATTCGGAGTAATGTTTGTTACAGGAGCACAATTCCATATAACTATCTTATTTGCTGTTGTGCCATTAGCTTTACTTGTAATTTTAATATTTGGAATAGGATTAATTTTAGCAGTCTGTAACACTTATTTCACTGATGTCGGGCATTTATATAATGTATTTTCATTGATTTTAATGTACGCATCTGCATTGTTCTATCCAATGGAAATCGTTCCTGTTACAGTCCAGAAAATATTTACATTGAATCCAATATATTCAGCAGTAGTTTCATTCAGAGAATGTGTCGTCTATGGAACCATTCCGAATATGTATACTTTAGCCTATTTAGGCGTCTTTGGAGTAGTGACATTGGCTATTGGAATAATATTATTTAGCATGTACAATAAAAAATTAGCTTTAGAACTATAG
- a CDS encoding ArsR family transcriptional regulator, with protein sequence MTNANDIEKNDKHHRNVNSSNGHIEIRGNYNDQLGDIDKEDILDVMGCKTRRDIINLLREEPMFVSEISNELDIGQKAIIEHLRAMEDIGILNSSYKKILRGRPRKYYDLQHEVNIHITINKNTFDVNFSDDMLNTLQLPSGDEWSKLLDIEKRIDAGQLEAIDELKNQIRLYGNLKERAEYILERTLKNR encoded by the coding sequence ATGACAAACGCAAATGACATTGAAAAAAATGATAAACATCATAGAAATGTCAATTCTTCTAATGGCCACATAGAAATTAGAGGAAATTACAACGACCAATTAGGAGATATTGATAAAGAAGATATACTTGACGTAATGGGTTGTAAAACAAGAAGAGATATCATAAATCTCTTAAGGGAAGAGCCGATGTTTGTTAGTGAAATATCTAATGAGCTCGATATTGGTCAGAAGGCTATCATAGAACACTTGCGTGCTATGGAAGATATAGGAATTTTGAACTCTTCTTATAAGAAAATCTTAAGAGGTCGTCCGCGTAAATATTATGATTTGCAGCATGAGGTAAATATTCACATTACTATTAATAAAAATACTTTTGATGTAAATTTTTCCGACGATATGCTGAATACTTTGCAGTTGCCTTCAGGTGACGAATGGTCAAAACTCTTGGATATCGAAAAAAGGATTGACGCAGGTCAGCTTGAAGCAATCGATGAGCTAAAAAATCAAATCAGATTATACGGCAATCTCAAGGAAAGAGCAGAATATATTCTTGAGAGAACTTTAAAAAATAGATAA
- a CDS encoding GNAT family N-acetyltransferase, with protein sequence MINLIYETFNPEVHDVNHVAKLVYDVDFRTFDMFFKSPQKAVGAISNYLAKKNLNDYFKVILDDEGNLIGYVSIYLYDDKHEFHLKSLKLYLVDLLDHFVLCDIEKRDLYLAEIAIDESQRGKGLGKKVIQDVIEYARSKNFKRVILDADFRNKGAKKLYESLGFKVFNKKRVKIASFERGMYNMEFNL encoded by the coding sequence GTGATTAATTTGATTTATGAAACTTTCAATCCTGAGGTTCATGATGTAAATCATGTGGCCAAATTAGTTTATGATGTTGATTTTAGAACATTTGACATGTTTTTCAAGTCTCCGCAAAAAGCAGTCGGAGCTATTTCTAATTATTTAGCTAAAAAGAATTTGAATGATTATTTTAAAGTTATTCTGGATGATGAAGGAAACCTGATTGGTTATGTGAGCATTTATCTTTATGATGATAAGCATGAATTTCATTTAAAATCTCTGAAATTGTACCTTGTGGACTTGTTGGATCATTTTGTTTTGTGCGATATTGAAAAGAGGGATTTATATCTTGCAGAAATAGCTATTGACGAATCTCAAAGGGGAAAAGGGCTTGGAAAAAAGGTCATTCAGGATGTAATTGAGTATGCTCGCTCAAAAAATTTCAAACGGGTAATTCTTGATGCTGATTTTAGAAATAAAGGTGCAAAGAAACTTTATGAATCATTAGGTTTTAAGGTATTTAATAAAAAAAGAGTTAAAATAGCCAGTTTTGAAAGGGGAATGTACAATATGGAGTTCAATCTCTAA
- a CDS encoding CBS domain-containing protein, giving the protein MAGKKSFVKDYMTKNVISVSPDTPTDHIIDLMKESHHNSYPVVKNGKLVGMVTAFDIVAKKWHDTVSGIMTTKLVVANQNLSINDASRVMFRRGISRMPVVDEEGKLVGIITNTDMVRSHIERSTPNKVEYFKKTLEQLYGIHTTLKHMPVETNKLRPTQDRVYADELEGRAYELEKGLAEPAIVVKTGNRWILVDGHHRAVASAQRGYETVDSYVIDLGQDIRLGMEKTADKAGIKTFDDIEIIDDDKHPLIALTESMQDQEGKDGD; this is encoded by the coding sequence ATGGCTGGAAAAAAATCTTTTGTAAAAGATTATATGACTAAAAATGTTATTAGTGTTTCTCCAGACACACCTACAGACCACATTATTGATTTAATGAAAGAAAGTCACCACAACAGTTATCCAGTAGTCAAAAACGGTAAACTTGTGGGAATGGTAACAGCATTCGATATTGTTGCTAAAAAATGGCATGACACAGTGTCCGGAATAATGACCACTAAATTAGTTGTGGCAAATCAGAATTTATCAATTAATGATGCGTCAAGAGTCATGTTCAGAAGAGGAATCTCAAGAATGCCTGTAGTTGACGAAGAAGGAAAACTTGTTGGAATTATTACCAATACTGATATGGTAAGATCCCATATTGAAAGGTCAACTCCAAATAAAGTGGAATACTTCAAAAAGACATTGGAACAGTTATACGGCATCCACACTACCCTGAAACATATGCCTGTTGAAACCAATAAATTAAGACCAACACAGGACAGAGTTTATGCTGATGAACTTGAAGGAAGAGCATATGAATTAGAAAAAGGATTGGCTGAACCTGCAATCGTTGTTAAAACCGGAAACAGATGGATTCTTGTAGACGGACATCACAGGGCAGTGGCATCTGCACAAAGAGGATATGAAACTGTAGACTCTTATGTTATTGATTTAGGACAGGATATCAGATTAGGAATGGAAAAAACAGCTGATAAAGCTGGAATTAAAACATTCGATGATATCGAAATTATTGATGATGACAAACATCCATTAATCGCACTTACAGAAAGCATGCAAGATCAAGAAGGTAAAGATGGTGACTGA
- the grpE gene encoding nucleotide exchange factor GrpE produces MTDENKSETEVTKQDLQEKYEELLKELAQKDEEVEKLKEDLEKQESETQEYISLSQRLQADFENFKKITDKQNKEIIKFANENIIKEFLDCYEDFGRALEVEDDKNLREGIELTYNKFKDILTKEGVEEIHAKGEKFDLNKHEALMVQESDDVENGYVIEELMKGYMYKDKVLKYSKVIVCKK; encoded by the coding sequence ATGACTGACGAAAATAAAAGTGAAACTGAAGTAACCAAACAAGATCTTCAAGAAAAATATGAGGAGCTTCTCAAAGAGTTAGCTCAAAAAGATGAAGAAGTTGAAAAACTTAAAGAAGACCTTGAAAAACAGGAAAGTGAAACCCAGGAATACATTTCACTATCTCAAAGACTTCAGGCAGATTTTGAAAATTTCAAAAAAATAACCGACAAACAAAATAAAGAAATTATCAAATTTGCCAATGAAAATATTATCAAAGAATTCTTAGACTGTTACGAAGACTTCGGTAGAGCTTTAGAAGTTGAAGATGACAAAAACTTAAGAGAAGGTATAGAACTTACCTACAATAAATTTAAAGACATATTAACAAAAGAAGGCGTTGAAGAAATTCATGCAAAAGGTGAAAAATTCGATTTGAACAAACATGAAGCATTAATGGTACAGGAATCCGATGATGTGGAAAACGGCTACGTCATTGAAGAACTAATGAAAGGCTACATGTATAAGGATAAAGTTCTAAAATACTCAAAAGTTATTGTTTGTAAAAAATAA
- the larB gene encoding nickel pincer cofactor biosynthesis protein LarB — protein sequence MKEILEKLVEGKINIDEAQTLLKAENILEFDEIAKFDVKRNERTGFPEAVFSPSKDYDDLILIIKKFLENNDDDLIITKLSNERYEKILEDLGKDSFIFDYNKRAQILVIRKEVKVKEKIAKIGIITAGTSDINIAEEARVIIEEGGCEAITSYDIGVAGIHRLFPQIAHMIKEGVRAFIVCAGMEGALPSVVAGLVDVPVIAVPTSVGYGVGEGGRVALDAMLQSCAPGIAVVNIDNGFGAGVFALTIVNSD from the coding sequence ATGAAAGAAATTCTTGAGAAATTAGTCGAAGGAAAAATCAATATTGATGAAGCGCAAACTCTTTTGAAAGCGGAAAATATTCTGGAATTTGACGAGATTGCCAAATTTGACGTTAAAAGAAACGAGCGTACAGGTTTTCCGGAGGCAGTATTTTCACCCAGTAAGGATTATGATGACCTTATATTAATAATAAAAAAATTCCTTGAAAACAATGATGACGATTTAATCATAACCAAATTGTCAAATGAAAGATATGAAAAAATTTTGGAGGATTTGGGAAAAGATTCATTTATTTTTGATTATAATAAACGAGCTCAGATATTGGTCATAAGAAAAGAGGTTAAAGTCAAAGAAAAAATTGCAAAAATAGGAATCATTACCGCAGGCACTTCAGATATCAATATTGCTGAGGAAGCAAGAGTGATAATTGAAGAAGGTGGATGTGAAGCAATAACCTCCTATGATATAGGCGTTGCGGGAATTCACAGACTATTTCCTCAGATAGCACACATGATAAAGGAAGGTGTTCGCGCATTTATTGTATGTGCAGGAATGGAAGGTGCGCTTCCTTCAGTTGTTGCAGGCCTAGTTGATGTTCCTGTAATTGCTGTTCCAACTTCTGTTGGTTATGGTGTTGGCGAAGGAGGGCGTGTGGCACTTGATGCCATGCTTCAGTCTTGTGCTCCTGGAATTGCAGTTGTGAATATTGATAATGGTTTCGGTGCGGGCGTTTTTGCATTAACTATTGTAAACAGTGATTAA
- a CDS encoding CDP-glycerol glycerophosphotransferase family protein: MSEFKFTIVILAYNVEKTLEECIKSVLNQTFKLRNATEIILVNDGSTDRTHEICEDFALKYPNIRYISKNHEGKGTSKNLGIMYAKGEYIHFLDGEDYLSRNALSEVLDMFKKYDNIDVVTIPMKYLNKDFENPFFDEKYKSTRVINLFETPELIQMRSNPCFIKRSSLEHVRFSKHITLPEDLTFINKILLNNPNLGICSEAIYFNRNSKGHNELLNYIPHLKNSKNRKVNFYLDELIEESKRRFGKIPLFIQKVFLEYFNVVIANETIDEKLTKNEIRILNGKFKEDLQYIDDESIFSQGVMDDKIKTFLFYLKNNYSYPEEDQITLTKRLKLDTLYVDIYEIINDELHILANINSISKDEKIDVYINNEKIEVKTINFPQRERYYLNEKYLNNHTIEFYYKLDNAKKYTLKFKSNINDNLNIDFSRPCNFSKAVGYAKTKRYLSYLIGNEIKIEKKTTTKWIKKEIKTLFGMLKNRVPGFETAIPLRIIYMILYPFLRNKHIWFYMDFPTIADDNGMHLFKYSIKQDDKNIKKYFIIDKNTPYYRKLKKIGPTIAYHSMKHRILGLYAEKIITSHPDNNYIYAFWGHYPNFTGILKSSTIFLQHGITLNNISNWLNKYDKNLDFLLTASKKEYDSLFKYYYNYDEDIIHLLGFPRFDNLKDEKTKTILLMPSWRRYLTNENKYTISNSSYFKTYNSLINNEKLIQKAEEYGYEIIFRPHPHVYQFIELFDENDYIKIDLERGSYQDLFKKGALMVTDYSSVAFDFAYLKKPVLYYQYGEDYHFNLEESYFDYETMGFGEVCETEDELVDLIVDYMENDCEMKEKHVQNVEEYFTFTDKNNCMRVHDAIKKVRVRD; this comes from the coding sequence ATGTCTGAGTTTAAATTTACCATTGTTATTTTAGCTTATAATGTAGAAAAAACTCTTGAGGAATGTATCAAATCCGTTTTAAATCAAACATTTAAACTTAGGAACGCCACTGAAATAATACTGGTTAACGATGGAAGTACTGATAGAACACATGAAATCTGTGAAGACTTTGCATTGAAATATCCTAACATAAGATACATTTCTAAGAATCATGAAGGGAAAGGAACAAGTAAAAATTTAGGAATAATGTATGCTAAAGGTGAGTATATACATTTCCTAGACGGGGAGGACTATCTTTCAAGAAATGCATTATCTGAAGTTTTAGACATGTTTAAAAAATATGACAATATTGATGTGGTAACCATACCCATGAAATATTTAAATAAGGATTTTGAAAACCCCTTTTTTGATGAGAAATACAAGTCAACAAGAGTTATTAATTTATTTGAAACCCCTGAATTAATCCAGATGCGAAGTAATCCCTGTTTTATAAAACGATCATCACTTGAACACGTGAGATTTTCAAAACACATCACCCTTCCTGAAGATTTAACATTCATCAATAAAATACTGCTCAATAATCCTAATTTAGGAATATGCAGTGAAGCCATTTACTTTAATCGAAATTCTAAAGGACATAACGAACTTTTAAATTATATTCCCCATCTAAAAAACTCTAAAAACAGAAAAGTTAATTTTTACTTAGATGAATTAATTGAGGAAAGTAAAAGAAGATTCGGTAAAATTCCACTTTTTATCCAAAAAGTTTTCCTGGAGTACTTCAATGTAGTAATTGCTAATGAAACCATTGATGAAAAATTAACAAAAAATGAAATCAGAATATTAAATGGCAAATTCAAAGAGGATTTGCAGTATATTGATGACGAAAGTATTTTTAGCCAGGGAGTAATGGATGATAAAATTAAGACATTCCTGTTTTACTTGAAGAACAATTATTCCTATCCCGAAGAAGACCAAATTACATTAACAAAACGTTTAAAATTAGACACATTATACGTCGACATATATGAAATTATCAATGATGAATTGCACATCCTTGCTAACATAAATTCAATTTCAAAAGATGAAAAGATTGATGTATATATTAACAATGAAAAGATAGAAGTAAAAACAATAAATTTCCCACAGAGGGAAAGATATTATCTAAACGAAAAATATCTAAACAACCACACAATTGAATTTTACTACAAATTAGACAATGCAAAAAAATATACTCTAAAATTCAAGTCAAACATCAATGATAATTTAAATATTGACTTTTCAAGACCATGTAACTTTTCAAAAGCCGTAGGTTATGCAAAAACAAAAAGATACCTGAGCTATCTGATAGGCAATGAAATTAAAATAGAAAAGAAAACAACAACCAAATGGATTAAAAAAGAAATAAAAACACTTTTTGGCATGTTAAAAAATAGAGTTCCAGGTTTTGAAACCGCAATCCCACTAAGAATAATATATATGATACTCTACCCATTCTTAAGAAACAAACACATTTGGTTTTATATGGATTTTCCGACAATAGCTGACGACAACGGAATGCACCTATTCAAATATTCCATCAAACAGGATGATAAGAACATTAAAAAGTATTTCATCATCGATAAAAATACACCTTACTACAGAAAACTGAAAAAAATCGGCCCTACAATTGCATACCACTCAATGAAACATAGGATACTGGGATTATATGCAGAAAAGATTATTACATCACATCCCGACAATAATTATATCTATGCATTCTGGGGACATTATCCTAACTTCACAGGCATTCTGAAATCAAGCACAATATTTTTACAGCACGGAATAACCCTTAATAACATTTCCAATTGGCTGAACAAATATGATAAAAACCTTGATTTCCTACTTACAGCATCTAAAAAAGAATATGATTCTTTATTTAAATACTATTACAATTATGACGAAGACATTATTCATCTGCTGGGATTTCCAAGGTTTGATAATTTGAAAGATGAAAAGACAAAAACAATCCTGCTGATGCCGTCCTGGAGAAGGTACCTCACAAATGAAAATAAATATACCATCAGTAATTCAAGCTACTTTAAAACCTACAATTCACTAATCAACAACGAAAAATTAATTCAAAAGGCAGAAGAATACGGCTATGAAATAATATTCAGACCTCATCCCCACGTATATCAATTTATAGAACTTTTCGATGAAAATGATTATATTAAAATTGACCTTGAACGTGGAAGTTATCAGGACCTGTTTAAAAAAGGTGCTTTGATGGTTACTGATTACTCCTCCGTAGCTTTTGATTTCGCATATCTTAAAAAACCAGTACTTTATTATCAATATGGTGAAGATTATCATTTCAATTTAGAAGAAAGCTATTTTGACTATGAAACCATGGGTTTCGGTGAAGTATGTGAAACTGAAGATGAGCTAGTGGATTTAATTGTGGATTATATGGAAAATGATTGTGAAATGAAAGAGAAGCATGTGCAAAATGTTGAAGAATACTTCACATTTACCGACAAAAACAATTGCATGAGAGTCCACGATGCAATTAAAAAAGTTCGAGTTAGAGATTGA
- the gatB gene encoding Asp-tRNA(Asn)/Glu-tRNA(Gln) amidotransferase subunit GatB has translation MMCGLEIHVQLETESKLFCDCPTNYQEAPINSNICPVCLNQPGAKPHPTNEKALENALMIALMLNCEIDQGVTYFMRKHYDYPDLPSGYQRTSVPIGINGELNGIRIREIHVEEDPGQFKPDRGTVNFNRSGIPLVEIVTEPDIKSPEEARNFLNELIRVLQYSGGARGEGTMRADVNISINGGNRVEMKNVNSIKGAYRALIFERNRQKRNLERGVETKQETRAYVESQMITTAMRLKEDADDYRFITDPDLPPMQISDETIQKVLDSMPEAPHNKVKRFVKDYNIDEESAKVLTSELDLAIAYEEVVKEIDPIFAAKWMRDELKRVLTYNKLDFASSEISVENIVELLSMIQSKEITVKAGQRIIEQMPNNDKSPKAIAEELGLLGVVKDDEILAAVKQAIDENPKAVNDYLSGQTASINFLVGQVMRLTRGKADPGETVKLLKENIE, from the coding sequence ATGATGTGTGGACTTGAAATCCACGTACAACTAGAAACCGAATCAAAATTATTCTGTGACTGTCCAACAAATTATCAGGAAGCGCCTATAAACTCAAATATTTGTCCAGTTTGTTTAAACCAACCTGGAGCAAAACCACACCCTACAAATGAAAAAGCATTGGAAAATGCTTTAATGATAGCTTTAATGTTAAACTGTGAAATTGATCAAGGTGTTACCTACTTCATGAGAAAACATTACGATTATCCTGATTTACCATCCGGTTATCAGAGAACTTCAGTTCCTATTGGAATCAACGGTGAATTGAATGGAATTAGAATTAGGGAAATTCACGTTGAAGAAGACCCTGGCCAATTTAAACCTGACAGAGGTACTGTCAACTTCAACCGTTCAGGAATTCCATTGGTTGAAATTGTTACCGAACCGGATATAAAATCCCCAGAAGAAGCAAGAAACTTCTTAAATGAATTAATTCGTGTTTTACAATACAGTGGCGGAGCTCGTGGTGAAGGTACCATGAGAGCTGACGTAAACATTTCCATTAATGGAGGAAACAGAGTAGAAATGAAAAACGTTAACTCCATTAAAGGTGCTTACAGAGCTTTAATCTTTGAACGTAACAGACAAAAAAGAAACTTGGAAAGAGGAGTTGAAACCAAACAGGAAACTCGTGCATATGTCGAAAGTCAAATGATTACAACTGCAATGAGATTAAAAGAAGATGCAGATGATTATAGATTCATTACTGATCCAGATTTACCTCCAATGCAAATTTCTGATGAAACTATACAAAAAGTTTTAGACAGCATGCCTGAAGCTCCTCACAATAAAGTAAAAAGATTTGTTAAAGATTATAACATTGATGAAGAAAGTGCAAAAGTTTTAACTTCCGAATTGGATTTAGCTATTGCATATGAAGAAGTTGTTAAAGAGATTGACCCAATATTCGCAGCTAAATGGATGAGAGATGAACTCAAAAGGGTTTTAACTTATAACAAATTGGATTTCGCAAGCAGTGAAATTAGTGTTGAAAACATTGTTGAATTATTAAGCATGATTCAATCAAAAGAAATAACCGTTAAAGCAGGTCAAAGAATCATCGAACAAATGCCAAACAATGATAAATCACCTAAAGCAATTGCAGAAGAATTAGGATTGCTTGGTGTTGTTAAAGATGATGAAATCCTAGCAGCAGTAAAACAGGCTATTGATGAAAATCCAAAAGCTGTAAACGATTACTTATCAGGTCAAACAGCTTCAATAAACTTCTTAGTAGGACAAGTAATGAGATTAACTCGTGGAAAAGCTGATCCTGGTGAAACTGTAAAACTTTTAAAAGAAAACATCGAATAG